GCTCGTGGGCCACTTTGGTGCCGCAGCGCAGGCAGCCCCGCCGTTCCCGGTTATAGACCCAGAGCTGGTCCCGTCCCATGGCGCCGGTGGTGATCCGGCGGGACCGGGCCTTGTTGACCTCCAGCAGGCGCTTGGACAAGTCCACCAGCCGCGGCAGGTCCGGCACATCGGAGACCGGGGTCAGCGGGTGGATGCCGGCCAGGAAGCACAGCTCGCACCGGTAAATGTTGCCGATCCCAGCGAGGTTCCGCTGGTCCAGAAGTGCCAGACCGATGGGCCGCTCCGGCTGGGCCGAAATCCGGCGCAGCGCCTCGTCCGCGTCCCAGTCTGGTCCCAGCAGGTCCGGGCCGAGATAGCCGACAGCGTCGTTCTCCTCCGGGCGGGACAGCACCCGGAGGAACCCGAGGTCGAATCCCACCACCTGGTGGGTAGCGGTCTCGAGGATGCAGCGGGCCTTGAAGGCCGGGCGGCGCCACTTCTCTCCACGCGCGTACACGTGCCAGAGTCCCTCCATTTTCAGGTGGGAATGCAGGATCCATCCGTCCACGGGGTCACCGCCGCGGATCAGCAGATGCTTGCCGCGGGACACGACGTCCTGCACCGTGGACCCGGTGAAATCGGTGGTGGCGAACTTCGGGACCCGGATATCGCACCGGGTCAGCTCCTGGCCGGCCAGGACAGCGTTGAGGTCCCGTGCCGCCCGCCAGATGGTATCGCCCTCAGGCACGGCTCCTCCTCACTCCGTCGGCACCGAGGTGCGGGGTCCGCAGCTCACACACGGTAACGCAGCCCCTTTGGCGTGGTGTAGAAACCGGCGGCGGTCAGCGCCCGCGCCGCCTCCGTGTCGAGGATATCGGTTCCGTTGACCTTCTCGATGGCCATCTTCTCCGCCGCACCGCGTTGGATGATCCGGACCAGGGCGGCCGCGGACAGCTCCAACGCAGCGGGTTCCTCCGTGAAGGTCAGGAGGGTTTTGCCGCCACGTTCGGCGTACAGCGCCAGGTCGCCGTCGACCAGCACCACCAGCGCACCGGCCTTCCGACCGG
This window of the Arthrobacter sp. zg-Y919 genome carries:
- a CDS encoding DNA-formamidopyrimidine glycosylase family protein, coding for MPEGDTIWRAARDLNAVLAGQELTRCDIRVPKFATTDFTGSTVQDVVSRGKHLLIRGGDPVDGWILHSHLKMEGLWHVYARGEKWRRPAFKARCILETATHQVVGFDLGFLRVLSRPEENDAVGYLGPDLLGPDWDADEALRRISAQPERPIGLALLDQRNLAGIGNIYRCELCFLAGIHPLTPVSDVPDLPRLVDLSKRLLEVNKARSRRITTGAMGRDQLWVYNRERRGCLRCGTKVAHELLGDNEMEMRDLYYCPHCQPFP